The window TGATCCCGTAACTCGGTTAAGGTTTTTGCTGGCGAGAGTGGGTAGCCGAACTGGCTCTGAAAGCGTGTTTTTTCGGTTTTATTATCGAAGAGATCCGCTCGGTAATGATTGCCCATCACATAGTTGTTGTAGGGAATCGCATGGATTTCACCATGGTAGGATAAAATATTCAGTAGTGATGGGTAATAGGGTTCTAGGTATTTCTCCATGGCCTTTTCGCCATCGGGATCGTACAGTTTCGCGAGTTCGACTAAGGGCACAGTGTAGCCATTGGCGGCCCATTCTTTTGCCCAGCCAGCTTCCATCGTTAGCAAGTCGTATTTGCCCGAACCTTGGAGTAAATCTTGGGTCTGTAAGTTAAACATAGTGTCTAGCTCAGTGCTGATCACTTGCACTTTGACGCCAGTTTTTTCGGTAAATTTAGGCAACATTTCTTGGGTTAAATAGTCGGTCCAAAATCCCTTTTCTGCGACTAAGGTAATGGGCGTTTTGTTCGTGAGCGGCGGTATTTGTGCCAATGAAAACTCTGCGTAGCAGGGCATCAGAAACACGGCGCTTAAACAAAGGCAAATAAGTCGGATCGGCTTTAACAAAAAATACACCTTAATGTTGCGTGTTAACCCTGAATAAATATCATTTATTCAGCATTCTGTACATTTAAGGATAGGTGGGATCAGAACTTATGCCGCGATTTTATTGTGGTTTTTATCTTGGTGCTTGTTCTTAAGTAAAAAAGCCGATAACCCGAGCTTAGCTGAGTTACCGGAAAAGGGTGGGAGTATTGCGAAGCGTTAACGGTTTTGGAACTGTTGTTCTCGTAATTGCCTCAGGGCAATGGGCAGTTCGTAATGTTGTTCAATCAAGAATCGGAGCAGTTTCGATTTGGAGAGCGTGCTTTCTTCCGACAAGGTGGCGAGTTGGCTAATAGCCGCTTCGCTGAGTGAAAAGGTTGCCTTGCGATAGTGAGTTGTGGCCTCTACTTTTGCTGGCGATAAGACTTCAGTCCCTAAGCTCTGCTTGTGCAAGAGCAGCACATTGGAATGACTTAGCCCGATGTCGGTCGTTATGTTAGCGACCTTTGAGTCAGCGGTGTTAGCGTTTGTTGCATCCACTTCAAAAGCGAAATGACTGCTTTTTGTCTTATTTAGGCTTTGTCCCATGGCATATAAGTTTGCTGCCTCAATAAACTCATCTAACGAAAGCGACGGTTGTATGCTGCTAGATGGCATAGCGTTTTTCTTGAGGTCGCTGAGTCCCATTTTGCCCCCTTTTTTGAGTGTTAAGGTGAGTGGGTTGAGTTTGATGGAGCAAACCATTATTTGTCAAACCATTGTGCATCTGACCCTTACCAGCTCTCTGAGCGAGCAGTGCAGGATGTAGGCGGTCTTCTAAATTGGCGGCGCAATCGACTTGGAACAGTTCACAGGCGATAGTGCGGATTTCGTCGGCGGCCTTTCCGCTAGGGTCGATTTCAATCACTGACAGACCTGACTCTTCGCTGTCATCATACACATTCCTGCAGTACGTTATCGCATCAAGGACGTTGATATCATAGGTTTTACAGACTTCTTTGGCTTCTAAAATTCGGTTAGCTTGATTAGGTAAACTTGGACATTGGGTGATCACAAATGAAGCCCGTAACTTAGGGTTTATCATTTTACAGGTCGCGACGATATCATCCATGTGGCAAACGGTTTTCAAATCGCGGCGCTTAGGTCTTAAGGGCATTAAAATGTAAGCGGCGACTGACATGGTTGCTCGCAGCGCTAGGTTGTCTTGACCACCACAGTCGACTATGACCACATCATAATGTTGTTCAAGACTGAGCAAGTCATTACGGATCTTGCCGTAAAGCTGCACACAATTAATGCTGGCCAGTTTGGGATTGTTGTTTCTCGCCTGGATCCAATCTGATGTGGTGCGTTGGGGATCGCAGTCCACCATGATGACCGAGGCATTGCATTCTGTGGTTAGAAAAACTGCTATGTTTTGGGCTAAGCAACTTTTACCGCTGCCGCCTTTTTCTCCGCCGATTAACACTATCATGACGCATTCCTTAATTCTTTTGATGACCCTTGGGCAGCGAGTTGATGAGTTTGGAGCCACACCGCATTTATGCTCAAAATCGAATGTAAACCTTATGTTAATCTCGGTCAATTGGCTGATTTTTGACGGTTTTTAATTAAATTGTCGCACATCATTTTTTGTCAGTATCTGGTCATGCGCCGTTAATTTGACGAGCAACAGGTGAGGAGGGATGTATCAGTACGATTTTTTATCTTATTGGTTTTAAATGGTTTTATTTATTTTATATCTACTTGCAGGCTTGTTTGTTGTAATCGATGGCTATGCACAGGATGTGAATTCTGGTTTTTTATTTCTCTATCGGTATAAATGTTAATTTTATATTGCTAAATGTTATTAACAAATCTGTGTAAAGAATCGGCTTCTCAGTCGAAAGTGGTCTTGTTTGGTGAGGTGCTTGTCATCAAACTGCCAAATGCTGGCTTTATCATCTCTATAGACTGCCGTCTAAATCGCTTGAAATTTCAACCATGAGAGAAGGGACGCCAAATGGATATCAAAACTATTATGCCTATTAAGTTTGAACTCGTTGAAACCGCACCGTTATTCCATGAACTCCTCAATTTGCGTAGCACTGTGGGCCGCCCTTCTATCGGCGTTGAGCTTGCGGATGTACAGGCACTGTTTTGGGTCTCTATCCGATTGAGTGACAATGCTGAAATGGAGCATGCTGGCGCGGGAGTCGCTAAGTCTAATCTGTTAGCAACGGCGTGTGTTTACGGCAATAAGCCTGGGCATTTGGCCATTGAAGATTTTATCGTGTTGCCTGAATACCAATCCTATGGACTGGCGAAGATCATGCTTGAGCGAGTGATGGACTTTGTCGATGGACACGCAAGTTCTGGAACTTGTATCAGCATTACCGCCCATGGCGAGTCTGAGCGTTTATGCAGTGAATATGGTTTTCAATATGCGCCATGCGCTAACTTAGGGCCAAATCTATTAAAGATTGTTGCTTAGGGTTCTGTGTGGAGAATTTTGTGCGTCGATGATGCCAACTTGGCCTTTGGGCGTCGGGTCACTTTTGTGTGCTTTTTTGTATGAGTTAACGGCGACATTGATTGGCTTATGTTGTAGCATCCGTGGGATTATCGGGACGACCTGCACGAGATAACAATCTATGGATCAGCAACTACTCATCGACGCTGTAAATCAAAAAATGCCCTTTGGTAAGTACGCTGGACGTAAGTTGCTGGAATTACCCGAGCCCTATTTGGTGTGGTTCCATAAGCAAGGTTTCCCCCAGGGCAAACTCGGTGAGCAATTAGCCCTAATGTACGAAATCAAGCTTAATGGTTTAGAAGGCATGCTAAAACCGCTGTTGAAATGAGTTCCCCTCTTTGAAGAAAAATACTGCTTTTGCGATAAGTGTTGTATTTCGTGATAGAGATTAGCGATTTATTGTTTTTAGCGTGCTTTAATGCAGCATATTAGCAAAACAAAAGGAACGCAGGCATGATGGCAAAATGGGTAAAATTAGCGGCGGTAGCGACTTTAGCGTTAGGCATGTCAAGTGCTTGGGCTCAGGGTGTCACCCACGAAGGTACTGTTGTTGATACGATGAACGGTGGTGGTTACACCTACGTACAGATTAAAGAAGCTGACACCACTTTTTGGGCTGCAGGTCCTCAAACTGAAGTGAGTAAAGGCGATAAAGTGGCTGTGGTTGAGCAAATGTGGATGAACGAATTCACTAGCAAAACCTTAAACCGCACCTTTGATAAACTGTTATTTGTCGGTCAAATCGATAAGAAGTAACAGTGACGAGTGCGCTAACCTGTGCGCCTCTTTAATCCAACGGCTTCGATACCTTCGAGGCCGTTTTTGTTTTTAGCCTTCAATGCCGCAAAATTTGAGTCTATCTCGATTAAGCGAAACGCGGCAAAATAGCACTATTGCTAGCGGTTATTACTCAACAGAGAACACTCAAGTGACGGCGTTTGAACAGTTCGAGATCCAGCCTTATCAGTCATGTTATGCCCGAGAGGTGAGTGAGTTATTTCATCTTTGCGTGCATAACATCACCCATGCTCGTTATTCACAGGCGCAACTTGCAGTTTGGTCTGCGGCGCCAAGATCGGCTAAACATTGGGATTTGCGCTTAAACCGCTCAAAGGCGTGGGTGGTATTAGCCAAAAATGTAGCGACAGCTTCTTCAATTTGCTGCGGTTTTATCAATGTCGAAACCCATTTTGCCCACCAAGGTTATGTAGATAGCTTATATATCCATCCAGATTATCAAGCTAAGGGATTGGGTGAGCGTGCTTATCTTGTTTTAGAAGCGTGGGCTAAGGCGCAAGGCTATGCGCGCTTGAGTGTGGATGCATCTTATCTGTCTAAAGGGTTATTTACCCGTATGGGATTCATTCAAATACAGCGTAGTTATCAGCAAAAACTAGGGCAAGTGATCCCTGGCTTCTATATGGAGAAGAATATTTAACGTTAGCTTACTATGGTTTCAACCAAAAAGTGATGTAAGGTATTCCACAGTAAAACATTAGCTTAACGCCGTTGAGTGACACGATTTAAGTTAAATCAGCACTATTTAACTTAAATTAGAATACGGTTAATCTTAAGCGATTAACAATTCAAGATGGAGGGCAGAAAATGAAGATCCGACTATTTACGCCATCGGATGTCTCGCAGCTGGCGGCGATCTTTGAGGCGAGTGTAATGCAAGGCTCTGGCGAGTTTTACTCGTTTGCCGAACGCTCTGCATGGGCTTATATCGAAGGTGAGATCCGCAGTGAGAACTATTGGCTCGAACGCTTAAAGGGCACCACGATTTGGGTTGCTGAAGCCGATAACATGCTAGTGGGATTTATCAATCTTAAGATAGGTGCTGACAGTGAAGTTGAAGCCGCTGCTGAAGTGGAATGTCTGTTCGTGCATCCCGAATATGCCCGTTCTGGGGTGGCCACCTCTTTGTATTTTGCGTTGTTTGAAGAAGTTAAAATTTTAGCGCTGAAACGATTAACGGTTGAAGCATCCTATCTCGCGCGACCTTTTTTTGAAAAACAAGGATTTCGCAGTATTCGCCGTAATGAACATAAGCGTTTTTTGAATGCGGCGGATAAAGCACAGGGCCAAGCCCAAGTGTTGGTTAATTTCAGCATGACACTCGCGCTTTAACTCAGCTTATCAAAGTGCGGGTCTGGTTCGCTCAACGAGGCCGTTAGCACTGCTTTTATAACATCGCCTTATAACATGACCATAAAAACGCCAATAAAAAACACAGCCAAAGATGACTTGTGGCAGTGCTTCTAGGTTTTCTAGGTGAGTGCTTATCAAGCTGGCATGTAATCACTTGCTCAATGACTTGCTTAATCGTTTGCTCAATCGTTAAGCGGCTGTACTGAGTGGTTCAGTTAAGCCGCTCGTATTACGCATTAGCCGACAAGTCGAATACTAGTGCGGTGACTTGGCCGCTTGTTGCCGTAAAGTCGACACTCGCAAGTTGGATCAGATGTGCGCCGTCCCCCGCCGTCAGTGTTGTGTCATTGATATCCAGCGTACCTTCAATCAATTGAACATACAGATGACGACTCGCTTGTTCGGCGGTTCTGGCCATCGTCACTTTTTCGCCTTCGCTTAACACTAAACGATATAGGGTCGCATCCTGTTGCACTTTCAGCGTGCCATTTTCACCGTTTGGTGTCACCACAGCCGTCAGCGGTGAGCTCTGCTCGAATGCCTTTTGCTGATAACCCGCATCGATGCCTAAGGTATCTGGGCGGATCCAAATCTGTAAAAAGTGTAGCGGCTCAGTATTAGAAGCATTGAACTCGCTGTGGTAAATGCCTTTACCCGCCGACATCAATTGAAACTCACCTGCGGGTAAGGTTTTGATATTACCGAAACTATCTTTATGGGCGATAGTGCCAGATATCACGTAACTGATGATCTCCATGTCTTTATGACCATGGGTATCAAAACCTGCGCCGGGCGTTACTCTGTCATCGTTGATGACTCTTAGGGATGAAATCCCCATGTGCTCTGGGTCATAGTAGCTAGAGAAAGAGAAGGTATGTTGACTCTTTAGCCAGCCTAAATCTGCTTGACCGCGGTCCTGTGCTTTTCTTAATGTGATCATCTTGCTTCCCCTTTATTTGATGCGGTTAGCGAATAGGTTATCGATAGCGAACTTACCGGCACCTGAAACCGCCAATGACACTGTGGCTGCTAGTAGGGCGAGACCAAATTCGTAACCGTTGTTGGCAAGGAACAGACCGTTGCCTATGTGTACTGAGAAAATCGCTATTATCATAGTGAATGACAATACGAGGGCGGTTGGGCGAGTCAGCAGGCCGAGTAACAGGAATAGGCCGCCGAAGAATTCACTTGAACCTGCCATCAGTGCCATTAAGTAACCTGGCGTCAGACCAATGGATGCCATCCATTGTCCAGTGCCTTCTAAGCCGTACCCACCGAACCAGCCAAACAGTTTTTGTGAACCATGGGCGATTAAGATAATCCCGATAGGAATACGCAGTGCCAGTGGGGCAAGACTAGGGGCTGATTTCAGTGTTTTTGCGATGAGTGCTTTCATGGGGCATTCCTTATTTCAAATTATTTAACAAGTATTTAAGTGTGTTGTTCAATCAGTTTTAACTCAGTTTTTAAATCTGTTCTAACTTAACTTTACTCAGTGTCTACATCCGATTTTGGTAGTGAGTTCCGCAGAATCTCTCCATTGCTAAGCAGTGTAGACTTGACCTTTGGCAAAGAAAATCGGAACATTTTCAATGTCTACTTCAAATAATTTGAATATGAGGTTTTTATGTTGCCATCTATTAGTCTCGATGGATTAATCGTACTCGATGCCATTGATAGAAAAGGCAGTTTTTCCGCAGCGGCCGAGTCCTTGTTCCGTGTGCCGTCGGCGCTGACCTACACAGTGCAGAAACTGGAAAGCGATTTAGGCACAAAATTATTTGAACGTAAGGGCCAACGCGCCGAACTGACCTTAGTCGGCCAACTTGTGCTGCGCCAAGGTCGAGAAATCCTTTCGGCAACGTCTAGGCTCGAAGAAGCGGTGCGTCAACTCGAGACCGGCTGGGAGTCTTCGTTAACCTTAGCAATCGATACTGTCGTGCCGGATTTGCCCCTATTGCAGTTGATCGGGGAATTTACTGAGCTGGGTAAGCAAGTGACGGTGAACATCAGTGAAGAGTCCTTAGGCGGCGGCTGGGATGCACTCTATTCGGGCCGTGCCGATATCGCCATCGGCGTGACGGGTGAACTGCCAAAAGGTCAATATCATGTGGTCGAAATCGGTGAGTTGGAGTTTGTGTTTGCCTTAAATCCCG of the Shewanella baltica genome contains:
- a CDS encoding DoxX family protein → MKALIAKTLKSAPSLAPLALRIPIGIILIAHGSQKLFGWFGGYGLEGTGQWMASIGLTPGYLMALMAGSSEFFGGLFLLLGLLTRPTALVLSFTMIIAIFSVHIGNGLFLANNGYEFGLALLAATVSLAVSGAGKFAIDNLFANRIK
- a CDS encoding AAA family ATPase yields the protein MIVLIGGEKGGSGKSCLAQNIAVFLTTECNASVIMVDCDPQRTTSDWIQARNNNPKLASINCVQLYGKIRNDLLSLEQHYDVVIVDCGGQDNLALRATMSVAAYILMPLRPKRRDLKTVCHMDDIVATCKMINPKLRASFVITQCPSLPNQANRILEAKEVCKTYDINVLDAITYCRNVYDDSEESGLSVIEIDPSGKAADEIRTIACELFQVDCAANLEDRLHPALLAQRAGKGQMHNGLTNNGLLHQTQPTHLNTQKRGQNGTQRPQEKRYAI
- a CDS encoding pirin family protein, whose product is MITLRKAQDRGQADLGWLKSQHTFSFSSYYDPEHMGISSLRVINDDRVTPGAGFDTHGHKDMEIISYVISGTIAHKDSFGNIKTLPAGEFQLMSAGKGIYHSEFNASNTEPLHFLQIWIRPDTLGIDAGYQQKAFEQSSPLTAVVTPNGENGTLKVQQDATLYRLVLSEGEKVTMARTAEQASRHLYVQLIEGTLDINDTTLTAGDGAHLIQLASVDFTATSGQVTALVFDLSANA
- a CDS encoding DUF3820 family protein — translated: MDQQLLIDAVNQKMPFGKYAGRKLLELPEPYLVWFHKQGFPQGKLGEQLALMYEIKLNGLEGMLKPLLK
- a CDS encoding GNAT family N-acetyltransferase; its protein translation is MPQNLSLSRLSETRQNSTIASGYYSTENTQVTAFEQFEIQPYQSCYAREVSELFHLCVHNITHARYSQAQLAVWSAAPRSAKHWDLRLNRSKAWVVLAKNVATASSICCGFINVETHFAHQGYVDSLYIHPDYQAKGLGERAYLVLEAWAKAQGYARLSVDASYLSKGLFTRMGFIQIQRSYQQKLGQVIPGFYMEKNI
- a CDS encoding LysR substrate-binding domain-containing protein, producing the protein MLPSISLDGLIVLDAIDRKGSFSAAAESLFRVPSALTYTVQKLESDLGTKLFERKGQRAELTLVGQLVLRQGREILSATSRLEEAVRQLETGWESSLTLAIDTVVPDLPLLQLIGEFTELGKQVTVNISEESLGGGWDALYSGRADIAIGVTGELPKGQYHVVEIGELEFVFALNPAHPLAQHAGPIPTEALLQFPSIVVADSSTALAQRSSGLFDSRQVIRVPNMQTKIKAQQLGLGVGYIPKHLILDALAAGSLVACHVEMPRPPQAVFMAWRKDAQGKAKDWFTERLPQCDWQF
- a CDS encoding GNAT family N-acetyltransferase produces the protein MKIRLFTPSDVSQLAAIFEASVMQGSGEFYSFAERSAWAYIEGEIRSENYWLERLKGTTIWVAEADNMLVGFINLKIGADSEVEAAAEVECLFVHPEYARSGVATSLYFALFEEVKILALKRLTVEASYLARPFFEKQGFRSIRRNEHKRFLNAADKAQGQAQVLVNFSMTLAL
- a CDS encoding GNAT family N-acetyltransferase is translated as MDIKTIMPIKFELVETAPLFHELLNLRSTVGRPSIGVELADVQALFWVSIRLSDNAEMEHAGAGVAKSNLLATACVYGNKPGHLAIEDFIVLPEYQSYGLAKIMLERVMDFVDGHASSGTCISITAHGESERLCSEYGFQYAPCANLGPNLLKIVA